One window of the Cydia splendana chromosome 18, ilCydSple1.2, whole genome shotgun sequence genome contains the following:
- the LOC134799184 gene encoding uncharacterized protein LOC134799184 isoform X1, with product MNVRAFISKNLLAIVMVPAIIGSHYTWYKLQQDDRLVSKEERDKIPIFTHFFFIFFLLFYSSSRNWVLWVATASDQNCR from the exons ATGAACGTCCGGGCGTTTATATCAAAGAACCTTCTGGCAATAGTCATGGTACCAGCTATTATTGGCAGTCACTACACTTGGTACAAGCTTCAGCAAGACGACAGACTAGTTTCTAAGGAGGAACGCGACAAAATTCCAATATTCACT cattttttttttattttttttctattgttttatAGTTCTTCAAGAAACTGGGTGCTCTGGGTGGCAACAGCGAGTGACCAGAACTGCAGATGA
- the LOC134799184 gene encoding uncharacterized protein LOC134799184 isoform X2 encodes MNVRAFISKNLLAIVMVPAIIGSHYTWYKLQQDDRLVSKEERDKIPIFTFFKKLGALGGNSE; translated from the exons ATGAACGTCCGGGCGTTTATATCAAAGAACCTTCTGGCAATAGTCATGGTACCAGCTATTATTGGCAGTCACTACACTTGGTACAAGCTTCAGCAAGACGACAGACTAGTTTCTAAGGAGGAACGCGACAAAATTCCAATATTCACT TTCTTCAAGAAACTGGGTGCTCTGGGTGGCAACAGCGAGTGA
- the LOC134799184 gene encoding uncharacterized protein LOC134799184 isoform X3, whose translation MNVRAFISKNLLAIVMVPAIIGSHYTWYKLQQDDRLVSKEERDKIPIFT comes from the exons ATGAACGTCCGGGCGTTTATATCAAAGAACCTTCTGGCAATAGTCATGGTACCAGCTATTATTGGCAGTCACTACACTTGGTACAAGCTTCAGCAAGACGACAGACTAGTTTCTAAGGAGGAACGCGACAAAATTCCAATATTCACT TAA